Proteins encoded within one genomic window of Macrobrachium nipponense isolate FS-2020 chromosome 9, ASM1510439v2, whole genome shotgun sequence:
- the LOC135218097 gene encoding uncharacterized protein LOC135218097: MTDLKTATIIPETTSEIAVWRLLQDMGFRYKTSQRKMYLAKESIDVVCRRIGALRALKRHRKDGREIEYVDETWFTTRMSHNREWVDTAQPATSATHSRQVPPGEGERFVVVAAGTANGFIEGSFLCYPAKSTSGDYHGEITGELFIRWLTTQLLPLLPEPSVLVLDNAPYHSQLLDEFRCRTTATKKADLFTWLQSRRIPAPDGATRPELLLICQQNRPKPQYIVDNIIREWGHEVVCLPPAHPELNVIEQVWTCMKRHVRSSFQRFTRADLQARLEEAKLLATESVWGSAVKRSRAFEDGYWSMDNIQEPVGPIIIKLDNDDEDIEDLYLDDDDDENE; this comes from the coding sequence ATGACAGATTTGAAGACAGCCACCATAATCCCTGAAACTACCTCCGAGATAGCGGTGTGGCGGCTCCTGCAAGATATGGGATTCAGATATAAGACGTCTCAACGAAAGATGTATCTTGCAAAAGAGTCCATTGATGTGGTTTGCCGACGGATCGGGGCTCTCCGGGCTCTGAAGcgccatcgaaaagatggaagggagatagaatatgtcgatgagacgtggttCACCACCAGAATGAGCCACAACAGAGAGTGGGTGGACACCGCACAACCTGCTACCAGTGCCACGCATAGCCGACAGGTACCACCTGGCGAGGGAGAGCGCTTTGTGGTGGTAGCAGCTGGCACAGCAAATGGATTTATTGAAGGCTCTTTCCTTTGTTATCCTGCAAAGAGTACAAGTGGCGATTACCACGGGGAAATAACAGGCGAGCTGTTCATACGCTGGTTAACAACGCAGCTTCTTCCATTGCTACCTGAACCATCAGTGTTGGTGCTCGACAACGCACCTTATCACAGCCAGCTATTAGACGAGTTTCGGTGTCGTACCACGGCCACCAAGAAAGCAGACCTTTTTACCTGGCTTCAGAGTCGCCGAATCCCTGCCCCAGACGGTGCCACAAGACCTGAGCTGTTGCTCATATGTCAACAGAACAGGCCAAAACCACAGTACATCGTGGACAACATAATTCGAGAGTGGGGCCACGAGGTGGTGTGTCTGCCACCTGCCCACCCAGAGCTCAATGTCATTGAGCAAGTATGGACGTGTATGAAACGTCATGTGCGTTCATCTTTCCAGCGATTCACCCGGGCAGACTTGCAGGCAAGACTGGAGGAAGCCAAGCTTTTGGCCACTGAAAGTGTTTGGGGGTCTGCAGTGAAACGATCTCGAGCCTTTGAGGATGGGTATTGGTCAATGGACAACATTCAAGAGCCTGTTGGACCTATCATTATAAAATTAGACAACGATGACGAGGATATAGAAGACCTATACctggatgatgacgatgatgaaaatgaataa